One segment of Natronosalvus halobius DNA contains the following:
- the thyA gene encoding thymidylate synthase gives MQQYLELVDSVLSGGAYKPNRTGVDTISSFSQHYEIDLAVGYPLLTTKQMDGYRWNSMIHEMCWYLSGEEHIRDLREETKIWDAWADDEGQLDTAYGRFWRRFPIPDDESRLEGESWADAAPDDVTSGEPAGSQWVTREADGRQTFDQLQYVIDQLSDNPNSRRLVVNAWHPANAAVSTLPPCHYSFVFNVQDDRLNCHLTQRSGDVALGIPFNIAAYALLTKLVAQQTGLEAGTFGHTIVDAHVYCGTGERGAWYADNREALQDRLAEIDLQENRKDYADVREWLLEEAPDEAEGEERYDHVPNLLRQCTREPLERPRLQLADVTIDELSADDVELVDYESHDGLRFAVAE, from the coding sequence ATGCAACAGTACCTCGAGCTCGTCGATTCGGTGCTCTCAGGAGGAGCGTACAAACCCAACCGAACCGGCGTCGACACCATCTCCTCGTTCAGTCAGCACTACGAAATCGATCTCGCCGTGGGCTACCCGCTCCTGACGACCAAGCAGATGGACGGCTACCGCTGGAACTCGATGATCCACGAGATGTGCTGGTACCTCTCCGGCGAGGAGCACATCCGCGACCTGCGCGAGGAGACGAAGATCTGGGACGCGTGGGCAGACGATGAGGGCCAACTCGACACGGCCTACGGTCGCTTCTGGCGCCGATTTCCGATTCCCGACGACGAGAGTCGGCTCGAGGGAGAATCCTGGGCGGACGCCGCCCCCGACGACGTCACCAGCGGAGAGCCCGCCGGAAGCCAGTGGGTCACTCGTGAGGCCGACGGCCGCCAGACCTTCGACCAGCTCCAGTACGTGATCGACCAGCTCTCCGATAATCCGAACTCTCGCCGGTTGGTCGTCAACGCCTGGCACCCCGCGAACGCCGCCGTCTCGACCCTGCCGCCCTGTCACTACTCATTCGTCTTCAACGTCCAGGACGACCGACTCAACTGCCACCTCACCCAGCGCTCGGGCGACGTGGCCCTCGGGATTCCGTTCAACATCGCCGCCTACGCGCTCCTGACGAAACTCGTTGCCCAGCAGACGGGCCTCGAGGCGGGCACCTTCGGACACACCATCGTCGACGCCCACGTCTACTGTGGGACCGGCGAGCGCGGCGCGTGGTATGCGGACAATCGAGAGGCGCTGCAGGATCGGCTGGCCGAGATCGACCTCCAAGAGAACCGCAAGGACTACGCCGATGTCCGCGAGTGGCTCCTCGAAGAAGCCCCGGACGAAGCCGAGGGCGAGGAACGGTACGATCACGTCCCCAACCTGCTTCGCCAGTGCACGCGCGAGCCGCTCGAGCGCCCGCGGCTGCAACTCGCGGACGTGACGATCGACGAACTCTCGGCCGACGACGTCGAACTGGTCGACTACGAGTCCCACGACGGGCTTCGGTTCGCGGTCGCCGAATGA
- a CDS encoding dihydrofolate reductase, producing the protein MTGSSPDSDSALETDLELVGIVAVAENGIIGRDGEMPWHVPEDLAHFKHRTTGHPVIMGRVTYEGILEGLGEPLPGRTSIVLTSRDLETPENVVVAHDLETALEAAERAAEDRHDGTDRAFVAGGATVYEQFLPAIDRLVVTEIRDRPEGDTSFPEWDREAWTEVERDDRDGFSFLEYVRQS; encoded by the coding sequence ATGACGGGTTCGTCGCCTGATTCCGACTCGGCCCTCGAGACCGACCTCGAACTCGTGGGCATCGTCGCCGTGGCCGAGAACGGGATCATCGGCCGCGACGGCGAGATGCCCTGGCACGTCCCCGAGGACCTGGCTCACTTCAAGCACCGGACCACGGGCCACCCGGTCATCATGGGTCGCGTGACCTACGAGGGAATCCTCGAGGGACTGGGCGAGCCCCTGCCAGGGCGGACCTCCATCGTCCTCACGAGCCGCGACCTCGAGACGCCCGAAAACGTCGTCGTCGCCCACGACCTCGAGACTGCGCTCGAGGCAGCCGAGCGCGCGGCCGAAGACCGCCACGACGGCACCGACCGGGCGTTCGTCGCGGGAGGCGCAACCGTCTACGAGCAGTTCCTACCCGCGATCGATCGGCTCGTCGTCACCGAAATTCGGGACCGCCCCGAGGGCGACACCTCCTTTCCGGAGTGGGATCGGGAGGCGTGGACCGAGGTCGAGCGCGACGACCGCGACGGCTTCTCCTTCCTGGAGTACGTCAGGCAGTCCTAA
- the acnA gene encoding aconitate hydratase AcnA, producing the protein MTNDSTADPFGAIRELERDGETYKFADLTVLEEEGLCDLSSLPVSIRVLLESVLRNVDGEMVTEDDVRNAASWQPDVPDAEVPFSPSRVVLQDLTGVPAVVDLAALRSAADRAGEDPTIVEPDVPCDLVIDHSVQVDYFGSEDAYEQNVELEYERNEERYRAIKWAEQAFDDFNVVPPGTGIVHQVNLEYLGQVVHDREVEGEQWLLPDTLVGTDSHTPMIGGIGVVGWGVGGIEAEAALLGQPITMTLPDVVGVRLSGELPEGATATDLVLHITEKLRQVGVVDKFVEFFGPGVSQLSVADRATISNMAPEQGSTISMFPVDEKTLDYLELTGRDDDHIALVKEYLEAQGLFGDQDPEFTEVVEFDLGEVEPSLAGHKKPHARIPMGDLDEHFPTLLEEEGVIDSGVAESDGGLVSEPRQPDLDEKVPVTLEDGTEVEIGHGSVLVSAITSCTNTSNPSVMVAAGLLARNAVEAGLDVPEYVKTSLAPGSKVVTEYLEQANLLDDLEELGYHVVGYGCTTCIGNAGPLAEPIEAAIDEYDLWTTSVLSGNRNFEARIHPKIRANYLASPPLVVAYGLAGKMDIDLEEEPIGTNAEGEEIYLEDVWPDPEEIRQTIHDSVSPEMFESKYASIFEGDERWEALEAPTGDVYEWDNDSTYIREPPFFQDFPLEEPGVEDIEGARGLMMLGDTVTTDHISPAGPFSEALPAGRWLAAQGVEPYEFNTYGSRRGNHEVMMRGTFANVRIQNEMLDGKEGGYTIHHPTDEEVTVFEASERYREEDTPLVVMAGIELGTGSSRDWAAKGTDLLGIRATIGESYERIYRDNLIGMGVLPLQFAEGEGWKELGLDGSEYFEIRGLEDGLEPNQELTVIAEAEDGKTTKFTVTAQVGTPAAVKYIENGGVLHLVLRRLLTE; encoded by the coding sequence ATGACGAACGATTCCACAGCCGACCCGTTCGGGGCGATTCGCGAACTCGAGCGAGACGGAGAAACGTACAAATTTGCCGACCTCACCGTGCTCGAGGAGGAAGGACTCTGTGACCTCTCGAGTCTGCCCGTCAGCATTCGCGTACTGCTCGAGTCAGTGCTCCGCAACGTCGACGGCGAGATGGTTACCGAAGACGACGTCCGAAACGCCGCATCCTGGCAACCTGACGTACCCGACGCCGAGGTGCCGTTCAGTCCCTCCCGGGTCGTCCTGCAGGACTTGACCGGTGTCCCCGCCGTGGTCGACCTCGCTGCCCTGCGCTCCGCAGCGGATCGCGCAGGCGAGGACCCCACCATCGTCGAACCCGACGTCCCCTGCGACCTCGTGATCGACCACAGCGTCCAGGTCGACTACTTCGGAAGCGAGGACGCCTACGAACAGAACGTCGAACTCGAGTACGAGCGCAACGAGGAGCGCTACCGTGCGATCAAGTGGGCCGAACAGGCCTTCGACGACTTCAACGTGGTGCCGCCAGGAACCGGCATCGTCCACCAGGTCAATCTCGAGTACCTGGGTCAGGTCGTCCACGACCGCGAGGTCGAGGGGGAGCAGTGGCTCCTGCCCGACACCCTCGTCGGCACGGACAGTCACACGCCCATGATCGGCGGCATCGGCGTCGTTGGCTGGGGCGTCGGCGGTATCGAGGCCGAAGCCGCGTTGCTCGGCCAGCCGATCACGATGACCCTGCCCGACGTCGTCGGCGTCCGCCTCTCCGGTGAACTCCCCGAGGGCGCGACGGCGACCGACCTCGTCCTCCACATCACCGAGAAGCTCCGCCAGGTCGGCGTCGTCGACAAATTCGTCGAGTTCTTCGGCCCCGGCGTCTCCCAGCTCTCGGTCGCCGACCGGGCGACCATCTCGAACATGGCGCCCGAGCAGGGTTCGACCATCTCCATGTTCCCCGTCGACGAGAAGACGCTGGACTACCTCGAGCTCACCGGTCGCGACGACGATCACATCGCGTTGGTGAAGGAGTACCTCGAGGCCCAGGGTCTCTTCGGCGATCAGGACCCCGAGTTCACCGAAGTCGTCGAATTCGATCTCGGCGAGGTCGAGCCCAGCCTCGCGGGTCACAAGAAGCCCCACGCCCGCATCCCGATGGGTGACCTGGACGAGCACTTCCCGACGTTGCTCGAGGAGGAGGGTGTAATCGACAGTGGTGTGGCGGAGAGCGACGGCGGCCTCGTCAGCGAACCCCGTCAACCCGACCTCGACGAGAAGGTCCCCGTCACCCTCGAGGACGGCACCGAGGTCGAGATTGGCCACGGTTCCGTGCTCGTGAGCGCGATCACCAGCTGTACGAACACCTCGAACCCCTCCGTGATGGTCGCCGCAGGCCTGCTCGCGCGCAACGCCGTCGAGGCCGGCCTCGATGTACCCGAGTACGTCAAGACCAGCCTCGCGCCCGGGAGTAAGGTCGTCACGGAGTACCTCGAGCAGGCAAATTTGCTCGACGACCTGGAGGAACTGGGCTACCACGTCGTCGGCTACGGCTGTACGACCTGTATCGGAAACGCCGGCCCGCTCGCCGAGCCGATCGAGGCCGCCATAGACGAGTACGACCTCTGGACGACCAGCGTCCTCTCCGGGAACCGCAACTTCGAGGCCCGTATCCACCCGAAGATTCGCGCGAACTATCTCGCTAGCCCGCCGCTCGTGGTCGCCTACGGTCTCGCTGGTAAGATGGACATCGACCTCGAGGAGGAACCCATCGGCACGAACGCCGAGGGCGAGGAAATCTACCTCGAGGACGTCTGGCCGGACCCGGAGGAGATTCGACAGACGATTCACGACAGCGTCTCCCCCGAGATGTTCGAGTCAAAGTACGCGAGCATCTTCGAGGGCGACGAGCGCTGGGAAGCCCTCGAAGCCCCCACGGGGGACGTCTACGAGTGGGACAACGACTCGACGTACATCCGCGAGCCGCCGTTCTTCCAGGACTTCCCGCTCGAGGAGCCAGGCGTCGAGGACATCGAGGGCGCGCGCGGGCTCATGATGCTCGGCGACACCGTGACGACCGACCACATCAGCCCCGCGGGGCCGTTCAGCGAGGCCCTCCCGGCGGGGCGGTGGCTGGCCGCCCAGGGCGTCGAACCCTACGAGTTCAACACCTACGGCTCGCGCCGCGGCAACCACGAGGTTATGATGCGCGGGACGTTCGCGAACGTCCGCATCCAGAACGAGATGCTCGACGGGAAGGAAGGGGGATACACCATCCACCACCCCACCGACGAAGAGGTGACCGTCTTCGAGGCATCCGAGCGCTACCGCGAGGAGGACACCCCGCTCGTCGTGATGGCCGGCATCGAACTTGGCACCGGCTCGAGCCGCGACTGGGCCGCCAAAGGCACTGACCTGCTCGGCATCCGCGCGACCATCGGCGAGAGCTACGAGCGGATCTACCGCGACAACCTCATCGGCATGGGCGTCCTGCCGCTCCAGTTCGCCGAGGGCGAGGGCTGGAAGGAACTCGGTCTCGACGGCTCGGAGTACTTCGAGATCCGGGGGCTGGAGGACGGCCTCGAGCCCAATCAGGAACTTACGGTTATCGCCGAGGCAGAAGACGGCAAGACGACCAAATTCACCGTGACCGCACAGGTCGGCACGCCCGCCGCGGTGAAGTACATCGAGAACGGCGGCGTGCTCCACCTCGTGCTGCGTCGTCTGCTGACGGAGTAA
- a CDS encoding thioredoxin domain-containing protein, with protein sequence MSTPTERNRLQDTASPYLRQHADNPVNWQPWDEQALETAKEHDIPIFLSIGYSACHWCHVMADESFEDDGVAELLNEHFVPIKVDREERPDVDSIYMTVCQQVTGRGGWPLSAWLTPDGRPFYVGTYFPKEPQRGMPGFQDLLENIAHSWEVDREEMKNRADQWTAAASDQLEATPEPPEGVETPGSELLESAAGTALRGVDERHGGWGSSGPKFPQPARLHLLLRAADRTGQGQYLEATVRTLDAMAGGGLYDHVGDGFHRYCVDREWTVPHFEKMLYDNAELTRAYLAGYQAVGDERYADVARRTLAFVERELTHEDGGFFSTLDAQSETEAGEREEGAFYVWTPDEIRDALSGPDRSEEIDLNDETVVDLVCDRYGVTSGGNFEGKTVLTISASRSDLVGEYDLEPSTVDAVLEAARDRLFEAREERSRPNRDEKVLAGWNGLMIAAFAEAAIVLGDDAYAEAATEALAFVREHLWDADGGTLNRRYEDGEVGIDGYLEDYAFLARGALTCYEATGDLEHLSFTLELARTIESEFWDGERETLYFTPSSGESLVARPQELTDASTPSSTGVAVETLLALEHIATESFGDVAEAVLETHASRMRSSPLEYTSLVLAADRLATGSLELTVAADEIPRDWRNEIGSTFLPDRLLARRPPTDDGLEAWLDALDRSEVPPIWAGREARDGEPTLYACRQRTCSPPSHDVGEALEWLLGDPEN encoded by the coding sequence ATGAGCACACCCACCGAGCGCAACCGCCTCCAGGACACAGCCAGTCCCTACCTGCGCCAGCACGCGGACAATCCGGTTAACTGGCAGCCGTGGGACGAGCAGGCCCTCGAGACGGCGAAGGAGCACGACATCCCGATATTCCTCTCGATCGGCTACTCGGCATGTCACTGGTGTCACGTCATGGCTGACGAAAGCTTCGAGGACGACGGCGTCGCCGAGTTGCTCAACGAACACTTCGTCCCGATCAAGGTCGACCGCGAGGAACGCCCGGATGTCGACAGCATCTACATGACCGTCTGCCAGCAGGTCACCGGCCGCGGCGGGTGGCCGCTGTCGGCGTGGCTCACCCCCGACGGCCGCCCGTTCTACGTCGGGACCTACTTCCCGAAAGAACCCCAGCGCGGGATGCCCGGCTTCCAGGACCTTCTCGAGAACATTGCTCACTCCTGGGAGGTCGACCGCGAGGAGATGAAAAATCGGGCGGATCAGTGGACGGCCGCCGCAAGCGACCAGCTCGAGGCCACGCCCGAACCTCCGGAGGGAGTCGAGACGCCGGGCAGCGAGTTGCTCGAGTCGGCCGCCGGGACGGCCCTCCGCGGCGTCGACGAACGACACGGCGGCTGGGGCTCGAGTGGACCGAAGTTCCCCCAGCCCGCGCGGCTCCACCTCTTGCTCCGGGCGGCCGACCGCACGGGCCAGGGGCAGTACCTCGAGGCGACGGTCAGGACCCTCGACGCGATGGCGGGCGGTGGCCTGTACGATCACGTCGGCGACGGCTTCCACCGCTACTGCGTCGACCGGGAGTGGACGGTGCCTCACTTCGAGAAGATGCTCTACGACAACGCCGAACTGACGCGAGCCTACCTGGCGGGGTACCAGGCTGTCGGCGACGAGCGCTACGCGGACGTGGCCAGGCGGACCCTCGCGTTCGTCGAACGGGAACTGACCCACGAGGACGGGGGCTTCTTCAGCACGCTCGACGCCCAGAGCGAGACCGAGGCGGGTGAGCGCGAGGAGGGCGCGTTCTACGTCTGGACGCCCGACGAGATTCGGGACGCGCTCTCGGGTCCCGATCGTTCGGAGGAAATCGACCTGAACGACGAGACCGTCGTCGACCTGGTCTGTGACCGGTACGGCGTGACGTCCGGCGGTAACTTCGAGGGCAAGACGGTGCTCACGATCTCGGCCTCGCGATCGGACCTGGTCGGCGAGTACGACCTCGAACCGTCGACGGTCGACGCGGTTCTCGAGGCCGCCCGCGATCGGTTGTTCGAGGCTCGCGAGGAGCGATCGCGGCCGAATCGGGACGAGAAGGTGCTCGCCGGTTGGAACGGCCTGATGATCGCCGCGTTCGCGGAGGCGGCGATCGTCCTCGGCGACGACGCTTATGCCGAGGCGGCCACCGAGGCGCTGGCGTTCGTTCGCGAGCACCTGTGGGACGCCGACGGCGGCACCCTGAACCGGCGGTACGAGGACGGAGAGGTCGGCATCGACGGCTACCTGGAGGACTACGCCTTTCTCGCCCGGGGGGCACTCACGTGTTACGAGGCGACGGGCGACCTCGAGCACCTGTCGTTCACTCTCGAACTGGCTCGAACGATCGAATCCGAGTTCTGGGACGGCGAGCGCGAGACGCTGTACTTCACCCCCTCGAGCGGGGAGTCGCTGGTCGCGCGGCCCCAGGAACTCACTGACGCCTCGACGCCCTCGTCGACCGGGGTTGCCGTCGAGACGCTGCTCGCGCTCGAGCACATTGCCACCGAGTCGTTCGGTGACGTCGCGGAAGCGGTCCTCGAGACTCACGCCAGCCGGATGCGCTCGAGCCCGCTCGAGTACACCTCGCTCGTGCTCGCGGCTGATCGACTCGCGACCGGTTCGCTCGAGTTGACGGTCGCCGCGGACGAGATTCCGCGGGACTGGCGGAACGAAATCGGGTCGACGTTCCTCCCGGACCGACTACTCGCCAGGCGACCGCCGACCGACGACGGACTCGAGGCCTGGCTCGACGCCCTCGACCGCTCGGAGGTACCGCCGATCTGGGCCGGACGCGAGGCGAGAGACGGCGAACCCACGCTCTACGCGTGCCGCCAGCGGACCTGCTCGCCGCCCAGCCACGACGTCGGCGAGGCGCTCGAGTGGCTACTGGGGGATCCCGAAAACTGA
- a CDS encoding TlpA family protein disulfide reductase, producing the protein MTLETMRPNPTWDSAAYEDTVSTLAAHREDLTYLVWGGDWCKDCRALLPDFAAALEAAEIPDGRIEELAVDTDKQGPKVDEYDVEYIPTVVVLDDDGTEVTRFVESESLPPSVYLAEQLESALETA; encoded by the coding sequence GTGACGCTCGAGACGATGCGACCGAACCCGACCTGGGACAGCGCCGCCTACGAGGACACCGTTTCCACGCTCGCGGCCCACCGTGAGGACTTGACGTACCTCGTCTGGGGTGGCGACTGGTGTAAGGACTGTCGAGCGCTCCTGCCCGACTTCGCGGCGGCGCTCGAGGCCGCCGAAATTCCGGACGGCCGGATCGAAGAACTCGCCGTCGACACGGACAAGCAGGGGCCGAAGGTCGACGAGTACGATGTCGAGTACATTCCGACGGTCGTCGTGCTCGACGACGACGGGACCGAAGTTACCCGGTTCGTCGAGAGCGAGTCGCTTCCCCCATCGGTGTACCTCGCAGAACAGCTCGAAAGTGCACTCGAGACGGCCTGA
- a CDS encoding PLP-dependent cysteine synthase family protein, whose protein sequence is MKGSILDTIGSPLVQVDSPEGATVAAKIESFNPGGSAKDRPALAMVRAAERDGRLEPGDRIVEPTSGNTGIGLALVAAARDYDLTIVMPASKSEERRRIMAAYGADLELVEGDMTDARERADELEAEGAVQLGQFENAANPEAHYRTTGEEIVDQVGERTVDVFVAGVGTGGTLSGVGRRLREEFPDVDIVAVEPERNAVLSTGVAGNDEFQGMGPGFVSDNLDTDLIDRVETVALENAEDECRRLAREEGVLVGQSSGATSLVSQKVAHEVADPDLECPELPDAFDGPLTPATQTRTDGGQTENDCPLVVTVFWDNGERYLSTGLFD, encoded by the coding sequence ATGAAAGGCAGTATCCTGGACACGATCGGGTCACCGCTGGTCCAGGTCGACTCGCCCGAGGGGGCGACGGTTGCCGCCAAGATCGAGTCGTTCAACCCCGGCGGGTCGGCCAAAGATCGCCCCGCGCTCGCAATGGTCCGGGCCGCCGAACGCGATGGACGGCTCGAGCCGGGCGACCGCATTGTCGAACCGACCAGCGGCAACACGGGCATCGGCCTTGCGCTCGTCGCGGCGGCCCGTGACTACGACCTCACGATCGTGATGCCAGCCTCGAAGTCCGAGGAACGGCGCCGGATCATGGCCGCCTACGGGGCCGACCTCGAACTCGTCGAGGGCGACATGACCGACGCTCGCGAGCGTGCCGACGAACTCGAGGCCGAAGGCGCCGTCCAGTTGGGGCAATTCGAGAACGCGGCGAACCCCGAGGCACACTACCGGACGACCGGAGAGGAGATCGTCGACCAGGTCGGCGAGCGCACGGTCGACGTCTTCGTCGCCGGCGTCGGCACCGGCGGGACGCTCTCTGGCGTCGGCCGCCGACTCCGCGAGGAGTTCCCCGACGTGGACATCGTCGCCGTCGAGCCCGAGCGCAACGCCGTGCTCTCGACGGGGGTGGCCGGAAACGACGAGTTCCAGGGCATGGGTCCAGGATTCGTCAGCGACAACCTCGACACCGACCTGATCGATCGCGTGGAGACTGTCGCTCTCGAGAACGCCGAGGACGAGTGTCGCCGCCTGGCTCGTGAGGAAGGGGTCCTCGTCGGACAGTCGAGCGGTGCGACGAGTCTGGTCTCACAGAAAGTGGCTCACGAGGTGGCCGATCCCGATCTCGAGTGTCCGGAACTCCCCGACGCGTTCGACGGGCCGCTCACGCCGGCGACCCAGACCCGAACCGACGGCGGTCAGACGGAAAACGACTGCCCGCTGGTCGTCACCGTCTTCTGGGACAACGGGGAACGGTACCTCTCGACGGGGCTGTTCGACTGA
- a CDS encoding DUF5804 family protein, protein MTRVCLVGSPDVSLQYELLSRETSREALSTYDLARPFENSLSVRTVSLGAAVSLCNDLQWYLVRFVDEVLIQEPSVSDDEWLSRDLAVALRNGDLQPAETGEHLKIFGLERAEAPGLETSTGDGGKPDDRQRATDTRNDEPGGGDERATDDDSISGPAQATTRLAGNGAEPGGPPKLVEPLYVRRTDGEMPTYDLRDVEETLIVRLTESEFSP, encoded by the coding sequence GTGACGCGCGTCTGCCTCGTCGGCTCGCCCGACGTCTCACTCCAGTACGAACTCCTCTCTCGAGAGACGTCTCGGGAGGCCCTGTCCACGTACGACCTGGCTCGCCCCTTCGAGAACTCGCTGTCAGTTCGGACAGTGAGCCTCGGGGCCGCCGTCTCGCTGTGTAACGACCTCCAGTGGTACCTCGTCCGGTTCGTCGACGAGGTCTTGATCCAGGAACCGAGCGTGAGCGACGACGAGTGGCTCTCTCGCGACCTCGCCGTCGCCCTTCGAAACGGCGACCTCCAGCCCGCGGAGACCGGCGAGCACCTGAAGATATTCGGGCTCGAGCGAGCCGAAGCGCCGGGGCTCGAGACTTCGACGGGTGACGGCGGGAAGCCCGACGATCGACAGCGTGCGACCGACACACGAAACGACGAACCCGGCGGCGGAGACGAACGAGCGACCGACGACGACTCGATTTCCGGGCCCGCACAGGCGACGACGCGTCTGGCCGGCAACGGAGCCGAGCCAGGCGGCCCGCCGAAACTCGTCGAACCGCTCTACGTCCGCCGAACGGACGGGGAGATGCCCACGTACGACCTCAGGGACGTCGAGGAGACACTGATCGTGCGACTCACCGAATCCGAATTTTCGCCATAG
- a CDS encoding SufS family cysteine desulfurase, with amino-acid sequence MTDSVRSDFPILERDVDGQDLVYLDNAATTQTPRQVYDVFEEYFSTYNANVHRGIHTLSHEASIAYEQAHDRLAEFVGASGGREELIFTKGATESINLVAYGLGLNELGPGDQVVTTEMEHHASVVTWQQVAKKTGADIDFVRVTDDGHLDLEHANELIGPDTAVVSVVHVSNVLGTINPVAKLAEMAHEHDAYVVVDGAQSAPNRPIDVEAMGADFFAFSGHKMAGPTGIGALYGKREILEEMEPFLFGGEMIRHVTFEHSTWNELPWKFEAGTPPIAEGIALAAAADYLEEIGMDAIAAHENDLAQYALERLEAREDVTTYGPPAGEERSGLVAFNVDGVHGHDLSSLLNDRGIAVRAGDHCTQPLHDALNIPGSVRASFYVYNTREEVDALLEAIDDARAKLDAYLQSDRYHDVLYDHHCDPRNAGGLENPDLVKSSEETSCGDDGEFHVDVAPDGTIEAIAFESESCAVSSAVASILSMELEGMTVQEVAAIDGLIADRLEGRYPALRRDCVEGPEDVIRIAAQDYLERAGAD; translated from the coding sequence ATGACCGATTCTGTACGATCGGACTTCCCAATCCTCGAGCGCGACGTCGACGGACAGGACCTCGTCTACCTGGACAACGCGGCGACGACCCAGACGCCGCGTCAGGTCTACGACGTGTTCGAGGAGTACTTCTCGACGTACAACGCGAACGTTCACCGCGGGATTCACACGCTGAGCCACGAGGCTTCGATCGCCTACGAACAGGCCCACGACAGACTGGCCGAGTTCGTCGGCGCCAGCGGCGGGCGTGAGGAACTCATCTTCACGAAGGGGGCTACCGAGAGTATCAACCTCGTCGCCTACGGCCTGGGGCTCAACGAACTGGGGCCCGGCGACCAGGTCGTGACGACGGAGATGGAACACCACGCCTCGGTCGTGACCTGGCAACAGGTCGCGAAGAAGACCGGTGCCGACATCGACTTCGTCCGGGTGACCGACGACGGCCACCTCGACCTCGAGCACGCCAACGAACTCATCGGTCCGGACACCGCGGTCGTCTCGGTCGTCCACGTCTCGAACGTCCTCGGGACGATCAACCCGGTCGCCAAGTTGGCCGAGATGGCCCACGAGCACGACGCCTACGTCGTCGTCGACGGCGCCCAGTCCGCACCGAACCGACCCATCGACGTCGAAGCGATGGGGGCGGACTTCTTCGCCTTCTCGGGCCACAAGATGGCTGGACCGACGGGCATCGGTGCACTCTACGGTAAGCGAGAGATTCTCGAGGAGATGGAACCATTCCTCTTCGGCGGCGAGATGATCCGTCACGTCACCTTCGAGCACTCGACCTGGAACGAACTCCCCTGGAAGTTCGAGGCGGGCACCCCGCCCATCGCGGAGGGGATCGCGCTCGCGGCCGCGGCAGACTATCTCGAGGAGATCGGGATGGACGCGATTGCCGCCCACGAGAACGACCTCGCTCAGTACGCGCTCGAGCGACTCGAGGCGCGCGAGGACGTGACGACCTACGGGCCGCCCGCGGGCGAGGAGCGATCCGGCCTGGTCGCGTTCAACGTCGACGGCGTCCACGGCCACGACCTCTCGTCGCTCCTGAACGACCGCGGGATCGCCGTCCGGGCGGGCGACCACTGCACCCAGCCGCTGCACGACGCCCTCAACATTCCTGGTTCGGTCCGGGCGTCGTTCTACGTCTACAACACGCGCGAGGAGGTCGACGCCTTGCTCGAGGCGATCGACGACGCCCGCGCGAAGTTAGACGCCTACCTGCAATCCGACCGGTACCACGACGTTCTCTACGACCACCACTGCGACCCCCGGAACGCGGGCGGTCTCGAGAACCCCGACCTCGTCAAGTCCTCCGAGGAGACCTCCTGTGGCGACGACGGGGAGTTCCACGTCGACGTCGCTCCCGACGGCACCATCGAGGCCATCGCCTTCGAGAGCGAGAGTTGCGCCGTCAGCAGCGCCGTCGCGAGCATCCTCTCGATGGAACTCGAGGGAATGACCGTCCAGGAGGTCGCCGCCATCGACGGCCTGATCGCGGACCGACTCGAGGGCCGGTACCCGGCGCTCAGACGCGATTGCGTCGAGGGCCCCGAGGACGTGATCCGAATCGCGGCCCAGGACTACCTCGAACGTGCTGGAGCCGACTGA
- a CDS encoding UPF0179 family protein — MTTVTLLGTRLADPGTEFVYEGEADGCAGCPYRSQCLNLEVGRRYRVTDVRENAQTLECAMHDEGVRAVEVEPATVAANVPSKGAFSGSKASLSGPCPYIDCPSHAYCEPDGVEFDREYRIQQLFGDPPHEVCHLNRSLEQVELDPAE, encoded by the coding sequence ATGACCACCGTGACCCTTCTCGGGACGCGTCTCGCCGACCCCGGCACCGAGTTCGTCTACGAGGGCGAGGCCGACGGCTGCGCCGGCTGTCCCTACCGGAGCCAGTGTCTCAACCTCGAGGTCGGCCGCCGCTACCGCGTCACCGACGTGCGAGAGAACGCCCAGACGCTCGAGTGTGCGATGCACGACGAAGGCGTCCGCGCCGTCGAGGTCGAACCGGCGACCGTCGCGGCGAACGTCCCCTCGAAGGGCGCGTTCAGCGGGAGCAAGGCGAGCCTGAGCGGCCCCTGTCCGTACATCGACTGTCCGAGCCACGCCTACTGCGAACCCGACGGTGTCGAGTTCGACCGCGAGTACCGGATCCAGCAACTGTTCGGCGATCCGCCACACGAGGTCTGTCACCTGAATCGCTCGCTCGAGCAGGTCGAACTCGATCCGGCGGAGTAG